In one Spongiibacter tropicus DSM 19543 genomic region, the following are encoded:
- a CDS encoding glutathione peroxidase produces MAGQAAASSQADWQCPDYLNSELPTLESGSLPLCKTLQQAHAVLIVNTASLCGYTSQFDGLEALYQRYRDQGLLILGIPTGDFGGQEYEDSERTAKVCHANYGVTFPVFRRGCVRCEEPQPLLKLAVSQSGVAPKWNFYKYLFNPRSGEATAFPSKTKPTDPELIDAIVTTLTP; encoded by the coding sequence ATGGCTGGCCAAGCGGCGGCGTCCAGTCAAGCTGACTGGCAATGTCCCGACTATCTCAACAGCGAGCTTCCCACTCTGGAATCAGGGTCATTACCCCTGTGCAAAACCCTGCAGCAGGCACACGCGGTGTTGATTGTGAACACCGCCAGCCTCTGCGGCTATACCTCGCAATTTGATGGCCTGGAGGCATTGTATCAACGCTATCGCGATCAGGGCCTACTGATACTGGGTATTCCCACCGGCGACTTCGGCGGGCAGGAATATGAAGACAGTGAGCGGACAGCCAAAGTTTGTCACGCCAACTACGGTGTCACCTTTCCGGTATTCCGCCGCGGCTGTGTACGCTGCGAAGAGCCCCAACCGCTGCTGAAACTGGCTGTGTCGCAAAGCGGCGTCGCGCCGAAATGGAATTTTTACAAATACCTGTTCAACCCCCGCTCAGGCGAAGCCACGGCGTTTCCCTCGAAAACCAAACCCACTGATCCGGAACTGATTGACGCGATCGTCACCACTCTGACACCGTGA
- a CDS encoding HDOD domain-containing protein, producing the protein MSISVQFIEQIRSDLLKSIEDDAISLPTLPEVALEIREAANDPDIEIAALAAIIEHDSSIAARLIRVANSSLMRGLEPTYDVKGAISRIGLGYTSTMVTTLAMQQIFLSSKEVLNKRMRALWMHSADVGAICHTLARGQRHLKPELATLAGVVHQIGALPVLSYAVGRGFLRDHPEMLDQALISLTPELGRTILESWGFPEELVKVPQAHLDFTRQCERSDYADLVTVANLHSYVGTDHPLASVDWSNVTAFARLGLPLSPDGMDESYHQQIEQMQELLRA; encoded by the coding sequence GTGAGTATTTCGGTTCAGTTTATTGAGCAGATTCGTTCGGACTTGCTGAAAAGCATTGAGGACGACGCCATCAGTCTACCGACCTTGCCTGAAGTCGCTCTGGAAATCCGTGAGGCTGCCAATGATCCCGATATCGAGATTGCGGCCCTGGCAGCGATCATTGAGCACGACAGTTCTATTGCCGCCAGACTGATAAGGGTGGCGAACAGTTCGCTGATGCGTGGACTGGAACCGACCTATGATGTTAAAGGTGCCATCTCCCGAATTGGCTTGGGATACACCTCAACTATGGTCACCACCTTGGCCATGCAGCAAATTTTTCTCTCGAGCAAAGAAGTGCTCAATAAACGAATGCGGGCACTGTGGATGCACAGCGCGGACGTAGGCGCAATCTGCCACACCTTGGCGCGCGGGCAGCGACACCTAAAGCCGGAGTTGGCAACACTGGCAGGAGTCGTTCATCAAATCGGGGCGCTGCCGGTCCTGTCCTATGCAGTGGGGCGCGGCTTTCTTCGGGATCATCCTGAAATGCTGGACCAAGCGCTGATTTCGCTAACGCCGGAATTGGGGCGTACGATCCTTGAGTCTTGGGGCTTTCCCGAGGAGCTGGTGAAGGTGCCCCAGGCTCACCTGGATTTTACCCGTCAGTGCGAGCGCTCGGATTACGCTGATCTGGTGACCGTTGCCAATCTCCACAGTTACGTGGGTACTGACCACCCTCTGGCGTCTGTCGACTGGTCCAATGTGACCGCCTTTGCACGGCTGGGTTTGCCGCTCAGCCCGGACGGTATGGACGAAAGCTATCATCAGCAGATCGAGCAGATGCAAGAGCTGCTGCGGGCCTGA
- a CDS encoding pyridoxal-phosphate-dependent aminotransferase family protein translates to MSISSFHPPKRTLMGPGPSDVPQRILDALGRPTLGHLDPLFIGMMDELKSLLKYAFKTENELTLPISAPGSAGMEACFVNLVEPGDKVVVCINGVFGKRMLENVTRTGGVPVIVDSEWGKPVDDAKVEAALQANPDAKVLAFVHAETSTGAVSDAKALCALAKQHGCLSLVDAVTSLGGVELRVDEWGIDAIYSGSQKCLSCTPGLSPVSFSHAAVEAIKARKHPVQSWFLDMNLILGYWGEGGKRAYHHTAPVNALYGLHESLVILQDEGLENAWARHAAMHRCLAAGLESLGIRFVVDADSRLPQLNSVYIPDGVDDAAVRQQLLEKHNLEIGAGLGDFAGKVWRIGLMGYSARMENIRLLLSALAEAMQAQGYDCDAAAAIAAAEAAQG, encoded by the coding sequence ATGAGCATTTCATCATTTCACCCCCCGAAACGTACCCTGATGGGCCCCGGCCCCTCCGATGTGCCCCAGCGTATTCTCGACGCGTTGGGCAGGCCCACACTGGGTCATTTGGATCCACTGTTCATCGGCATGATGGATGAGCTGAAAAGCCTGCTGAAATACGCCTTCAAGACGGAAAACGAACTGACTCTGCCTATCTCGGCGCCGGGGTCAGCGGGGATGGAAGCCTGCTTCGTTAATCTCGTGGAACCGGGTGACAAGGTTGTAGTGTGTATCAACGGTGTGTTCGGTAAGCGGATGCTTGAAAACGTCACCCGTACCGGCGGCGTACCGGTGATTGTGGACAGTGAGTGGGGCAAGCCGGTAGACGATGCGAAAGTGGAGGCGGCGCTCCAGGCCAATCCCGATGCCAAGGTGCTGGCCTTTGTTCACGCTGAAACATCGACCGGAGCGGTAAGTGATGCCAAAGCGCTGTGTGCGCTGGCGAAACAGCACGGTTGCTTGAGCCTGGTCGATGCGGTGACGTCACTGGGTGGCGTGGAGCTGCGTGTGGACGAATGGGGTATCGATGCTATTTATTCCGGCAGCCAGAAATGCCTGTCGTGTACGCCGGGACTGTCGCCGGTCAGTTTCAGCCACGCTGCCGTTGAGGCGATTAAAGCGCGTAAACACCCGGTGCAGAGCTGGTTTCTGGATATGAATCTGATTCTCGGTTATTGGGGAGAAGGCGGCAAACGCGCCTACCACCACACGGCACCGGTCAATGCTTTGTACGGTTTGCACGAGTCTCTGGTGATCTTGCAGGACGAGGGGCTTGAGAATGCCTGGGCCCGCCATGCGGCCATGCATCGTTGTCTCGCCGCCGGTCTGGAAAGTTTGGGTATTCGCTTCGTGGTGGATGCCGACAGCCGATTGCCACAACTCAACAGTGTTTACATCCCTGACGGGGTGGATGATGCCGCTGTTCGCCAGCAACTGTTGGAAAAACACAATCTTGAGATCGGCGCTGGACTTGGCGATTTCGCCGGCAAAGTCTGGCGGATTGGTCTGATGGGCTACAGCGCAAGGATGGAAAATATTCGCTTATTACTGTCGGCGTTGGCCGAAGCCATGCAGGCGCAGGGCTATGATTGTGATGCGGCTGCAGCTATTGCGGCGGCAGAAGCTGCTCAGGGCTGA
- the gyrA gene encoding DNA gyrase subunit A, which yields MADNAKEILPVNIEDELKQSYLDYAMSVIVGRALPDVRDGLKPVHRRVLFAMSELSNDWNKAYKKSARVVGDVIGKYHPHGDSAVYDTIVRMAQPFSMRYMLVDGQGNFGSIDGDNAAAMRYTEIRMQKISHEMLADLDKETVDWVPNYDGTEKIPAVLPTKIPSLLVNGSSGIAVGMATNVPPHNLTEVVNGCLALLDNSDITVEELMEHIPGPDFPTAAIINGRAGIVEAYKTGRGRIYVRARAEVISNEKTNKDTIVVTELPYQVNKARLIEKIAELVKDKKIEGIAELRDESDKDGLRVVIEMKRGESGEVVLNNLYAQTQLQNVFGINIVALVDNQPRILNLKELLEYFIRHRREVVTRRTVYLLRKARERGHVLEGLAVAISNIDEVIATIKASATTQEAKDNLISRGWGLGEVSGMLERAGEDACRPDDLEAQFGVRDGKYWLSPAQVQAILDLRLQKLTGLEHEKLLAEYQEKLAEIAEYLNILANPDVLLDVIRGELNQVVADFGDDRRTEIVASQLDLTHEDLIPEEERVVTISHSGYAKSQPLDAYAAQRRGGMGKSATAVKEEDFVEHLLVANTHDTILCFSNIGKVYWLKVYQIPVAGRNSRGRPMVNLLPLGEDERITSILTVHEYTEGYFIFMATANGTVKKTPLEAFSRPRSVGLIALDLDEGDVLIGTAITDGGNDVMLLTSGGKAARFAEGDVRAMGRTARGVRGVRMDDDQQVISMIIPQENGRVLTVSENGYGKRTDVEEYPCKGRGNRGVIAMTMSERNGALIGAVQVFDGDDLMLITDQGTLVRTRTDEISLLSRNTQGVKVIRLREDERLVGVQRVAEQDADSVVGEDGDDALAADTVAPTDTDSAGEAGDSPVAE from the coding sequence ATGGCTGACAACGCAAAAGAAATACTGCCGGTCAATATTGAGGACGAACTGAAGCAGTCCTATCTGGATTACGCCATGAGCGTTATCGTCGGTCGGGCGCTGCCCGATGTGCGCGACGGCCTCAAGCCGGTTCACCGCCGGGTTCTGTTTGCCATGAGCGAACTGAGTAATGACTGGAACAAGGCGTACAAGAAGTCGGCGCGTGTTGTCGGTGATGTTATCGGTAAATATCACCCGCATGGTGATTCAGCGGTTTACGACACCATTGTTCGTATGGCTCAGCCTTTCTCCATGCGCTACATGTTGGTTGATGGTCAGGGTAACTTTGGCTCCATCGATGGTGACAACGCGGCGGCCATGCGTTACACCGAGATTCGCATGCAGAAAATCTCCCACGAGATGCTGGCGGACCTCGACAAGGAAACGGTCGACTGGGTGCCCAACTACGATGGCACCGAGAAAATTCCGGCCGTGCTGCCTACTAAAATTCCCAGCTTGTTGGTAAATGGTTCTTCCGGTATCGCCGTAGGCATGGCCACCAATGTGCCACCCCACAACCTGACGGAAGTGGTGAACGGCTGTCTGGCGCTGCTGGATAATTCGGATATCACCGTCGAAGAATTGATGGAGCATATTCCAGGGCCGGACTTCCCCACGGCAGCGATTATCAATGGTCGCGCCGGTATTGTTGAGGCCTATAAGACAGGCCGTGGCCGCATTTATGTTCGCGCCCGCGCCGAGGTCATCAGCAATGAAAAGACCAACAAAGACACCATTGTTGTTACCGAACTGCCGTATCAGGTGAACAAGGCCCGGCTGATCGAAAAGATCGCCGAGCTGGTGAAAGACAAGAAGATAGAAGGTATTGCTGAGCTGCGCGACGAGTCTGACAAAGATGGCTTGCGTGTGGTGATCGAGATGAAGCGCGGTGAATCAGGCGAAGTGGTGCTCAATAACCTCTACGCCCAGACGCAACTTCAAAACGTCTTCGGTATCAATATTGTCGCGCTGGTTGATAATCAGCCGCGTATCCTCAATCTCAAAGAACTACTGGAATACTTTATCCGTCACCGCCGTGAGGTAGTGACTCGCCGTACCGTTTACCTGCTGCGCAAGGCCCGCGAGCGCGGCCACGTGCTGGAAGGTCTGGCAGTTGCCATTTCCAACATTGATGAGGTGATTGCCACCATCAAGGCGTCGGCGACGACTCAGGAAGCCAAAGATAATCTGATTTCACGAGGCTGGGGTCTTGGCGAAGTCAGCGGCATGCTGGAGCGAGCGGGCGAGGATGCCTGCCGCCCGGACGATCTGGAAGCCCAGTTCGGCGTGCGCGATGGCAAGTACTGGCTGTCACCGGCCCAGGTTCAGGCAATTCTGGATCTGCGTCTGCAAAAGTTGACCGGACTCGAGCATGAGAAACTGCTGGCCGAGTATCAGGAAAAACTGGCTGAAATCGCCGAGTACCTGAATATTCTGGCTAACCCGGATGTGCTGCTGGACGTAATTCGCGGTGAGCTGAATCAGGTGGTTGCAGACTTCGGTGATGACCGTCGCACTGAAATTGTGGCGTCGCAGCTGGACCTGACCCACGAAGACCTGATTCCCGAAGAAGAGCGTGTCGTCACCATTTCTCACAGCGGGTATGCCAAGTCGCAGCCGCTGGATGCCTACGCGGCCCAGCGTCGCGGTGGTATGGGTAAATCCGCGACCGCAGTAAAAGAAGAGGACTTTGTTGAGCACCTGCTGGTTGCCAATACCCACGACACGATTCTGTGCTTCAGCAACATCGGCAAAGTGTATTGGTTGAAGGTGTATCAGATTCCGGTAGCGGGGCGTAACTCCCGCGGACGCCCCATGGTCAACCTGCTGCCACTGGGTGAAGACGAACGCATTACCTCAATTTTGACGGTACATGAGTACACCGAGGGCTACTTCATCTTCATGGCGACGGCCAATGGCACGGTGAAGAAGACGCCGCTGGAGGCCTTCTCGCGGCCGCGCAGCGTAGGGCTGATAGCACTGGACCTGGATGAAGGTGATGTGCTGATCGGTACCGCGATTACTGACGGTGGCAACGACGTTATGCTGCTGACCAGCGGTGGTAAAGCGGCGCGCTTTGCCGAGGGTGATGTACGTGCTATGGGTCGTACTGCTCGCGGTGTGCGCGGTGTACGCATGGACGACGATCAGCAGGTCATCTCGATGATCATCCCTCAGGAAAATGGCCGGGTGCTGACCGTGTCGGAAAATGGCTACGGCAAGCGCACAGATGTTGAAGAGTATCCCTGTAAAGGGCGCGGCAACCGCGGCGTTATCGCCATGACCATGAGTGAACGCAACGGCGCACTGATCGGTGCGGTGCAGGTATTCGATGGCGACGACCTGATGCTGATTACGGATCAGGGCACCCTGGTGCGCACGCGCACCGATGAGATTTCGCTGCTGAGCCGCAACACTCAGGGCGTTAAAGTCATTCGCCTGCGCGAAGATGAGCGCCTGGTAGGTGTTCAGCGGGTCGCTGAGCAGGATGCCGACAGTGTGGTTGGCGAGGACGGGGACGACGCTCTAGCGGCAGATACCGTTGCGCCGACAGACACTGATAGTGCTGGCGAAGCCGGAGACAGCCCGGTCGCAGAGTAA
- the ubiG gene encoding bifunctional 2-polyprenyl-6-hydroxyphenol methylase/3-demethylubiquinol 3-O-methyltransferase UbiG translates to MQTSPQHGNVDPAEIAKFEELAHRWWDRNSEFKPLHDINPLRVNYIDERSPLAEKRVVDIGCGGGILSEAMALRGAKVTGIDMGEEPLNVARLHQLESGAKVDYFQTTAEELADDQPGYYDVVTCLEMLEHVPNPASVIRACAKLCKPGGHLYFSTINRNPKAFALSIVGAEYILGLLPKGTHEYGKFIRPAELAEWLRENELQLQHMTGLTYNPLFKRYRLNERDVDVNYMVHVTKPL, encoded by the coding sequence ATGCAGACATCCCCGCAACACGGCAATGTCGACCCCGCAGAAATCGCCAAGTTTGAAGAGCTGGCCCATCGCTGGTGGGACCGCAACAGCGAATTCAAACCCCTGCACGACATCAACCCCCTGCGCGTGAACTACATCGACGAGCGCTCGCCACTCGCAGAAAAACGTGTCGTCGATATCGGCTGCGGCGGCGGTATTCTGTCTGAAGCCATGGCCCTGCGCGGCGCCAAGGTCACCGGCATCGACATGGGCGAGGAGCCGCTCAATGTGGCTCGCCTGCATCAACTGGAGTCAGGCGCCAAGGTCGACTACTTCCAGACCACCGCCGAGGAGCTGGCCGACGATCAGCCGGGCTACTACGACGTGGTCACCTGCCTGGAAATGCTGGAACACGTCCCAAACCCGGCGTCCGTCATTCGCGCCTGCGCTAAACTCTGCAAACCCGGCGGCCACCTGTATTTTTCCACCATCAACCGCAATCCCAAGGCTTTTGCCCTGAGCATCGTTGGCGCCGAATATATCCTGGGCCTGCTGCCAAAAGGCACCCACGAATACGGCAAATTTATCCGCCCGGCAGAATTGGCAGAGTGGCTGCGCGAAAACGAGCTGCAGCTGCAGCATATGACCGGTCTGACTTACAACCCGCTGTTCAAACGTTACCGCCTGAACGAGCGCGATGTGGATGTGAACTACATGGTTCATGTCACCAAGCCGCTGTGA
- a CDS encoding TRZ/ATZ family hydrolase encodes MNRADHTDIDTLLFPRWILPMTEGCPVLEGHALAIRDGMIDAILPADEARRLNTKEHVELPEHALMPGLINAHGHSAMSLFRGMADDQPLHTWLNDHIWPAEGRWVSEEFVRDGSALAIAEMLRGGTTTFSDMYFFPEVTADIARRAGIRAQLSFPIFDFPSAWGSGPEEYFRKGLALRDTYKHSDTIFVAFGPHAPYTVGDDALGKVAMFAEELDAPIQIHLQETAQEVDDAVKQTGLRPIERLAKLGILGPRTQCVHLACLSEDDIALLAQHRSHAIHCPESNLKLASGFSPVEAMRAAGVNVALGTDGAASNNDLDLFGELRTAALLGKAVASNAGAVPDHYALSMATINGARALGIDHLVGSLEAGKQADVIAIDLSDLAQQPVYTPVSQLVYTQISHRVQHSWIKGRRILDNGALTTLDSRELIEKAQYWRRKISGE; translated from the coding sequence ATGAACCGCGCTGATCATACCGATATCGACACACTGCTCTTTCCCCGCTGGATACTGCCGATGACCGAAGGCTGCCCGGTACTGGAAGGCCACGCCCTTGCTATTCGCGACGGCATGATCGACGCCATCCTGCCAGCTGATGAGGCCCGAAGGCTCAACACAAAGGAGCACGTCGAGCTCCCCGAACACGCGCTTATGCCCGGCCTGATCAATGCCCACGGCCACTCTGCCATGAGTCTGTTTCGCGGCATGGCCGATGACCAACCGCTGCACACCTGGCTGAATGACCACATCTGGCCCGCAGAAGGCCGCTGGGTGAGCGAAGAATTTGTGCGCGATGGCAGCGCACTGGCCATTGCTGAAATGCTGCGTGGCGGCACCACGACCTTCAGCGATATGTACTTCTTCCCGGAAGTCACCGCCGACATCGCCCGTCGCGCCGGCATTCGCGCCCAGCTCAGCTTTCCTATTTTTGATTTCCCCAGCGCCTGGGGCAGTGGTCCGGAGGAGTATTTCCGCAAGGGCCTCGCTCTGCGCGACACCTACAAGCACAGCGATACAATTTTCGTTGCCTTCGGCCCTCACGCCCCCTACACGGTCGGCGACGACGCCTTGGGTAAAGTGGCGATGTTTGCCGAGGAGCTGGATGCGCCGATTCAGATTCACCTGCAGGAAACCGCCCAGGAAGTCGACGACGCGGTAAAACAGACCGGCCTCCGCCCCATTGAGCGCCTTGCCAAGCTGGGCATTCTCGGGCCGCGTACCCAGTGCGTCCACCTGGCCTGCTTGAGTGAGGACGATATCGCTTTATTGGCGCAGCACCGCAGCCACGCCATCCATTGTCCGGAGTCCAATCTGAAACTTGCGAGCGGGTTTTCGCCTGTCGAAGCCATGCGTGCCGCGGGGGTCAATGTGGCACTGGGCACTGATGGCGCCGCGAGCAATAACGATCTGGACCTATTCGGCGAGTTACGTACTGCTGCTCTGTTGGGCAAGGCCGTTGCCAGTAATGCCGGCGCCGTGCCCGACCACTACGCCTTGAGCATGGCGACAATCAATGGCGCCCGGGCGCTGGGCATCGACCACCTGGTCGGCAGTCTCGAAGCGGGCAAACAGGCCGATGTCATTGCCATCGACTTATCCGATCTCGCCCAGCAGCCCGTATACACACCGGTATCGCAACTGGTGTACACCCAAATCAGCCACCGCGTGCAGCACAGCTGGATCAAGGGCCGACGAATACTGGATAATGGCGCGCTGACCACGCTGGACAGCCGCGAACTTATTGAAAAAGCGCAGTACTGGCGCCGCAAAATCAGTGGAGAGTAA
- a CDS encoding 3'-5' exonuclease family protein has product MLLKQLLALVDLETTGPRPSADRITEAAVLRLENGEEQRWESLFNVDVAIPAFVQQLTGISAEMLAGAPRFSDRAAELFQLLDGAILVAHNARFDAGFLKQSFTASGYDYRPRILCTLKLARALYPHWPKHGLDALCEQIAYHRDTRHRAMADVLAMKAFLDYAIADVGEAEVMAQFEAQLQRPSLPPQLPPEQLSAVPDRPGVYRFYGEGDALLYVGKSVSMRKRVLSHFRSDMHSSKAQKMLRRLTRIEVTETAGELGALLLESQQIKTLSPLYNRQLRRQRELCVVQLQPDEQGYLHPVFIGDEALDSVEGIFLFRHRKQATALFLRIAREQQLCLRRLGLESGRGNCFAYQLKRCAGACCGEQGAAEYNARLLSQLATRKLESWPFSGPVLIREQRADRRRTDWFLVDHWRIFGCFRGRRPSQKRCHEALSQAPAFDFDLYCILLEFRKSREWLPLPVTKS; this is encoded by the coding sequence ATGTTGTTGAAGCAGTTGCTGGCGCTGGTAGACCTGGAAACAACCGGGCCGAGGCCGTCTGCAGACCGTATTACTGAGGCGGCGGTGCTACGTCTGGAGAACGGCGAAGAGCAGCGCTGGGAATCGCTGTTCAATGTGGACGTTGCTATCCCTGCTTTTGTTCAGCAACTCACCGGTATTTCAGCCGAGATGCTGGCGGGCGCACCCCGTTTCAGTGATCGCGCGGCCGAGCTTTTTCAGCTGCTCGATGGCGCGATACTAGTCGCGCACAATGCCCGTTTTGACGCGGGCTTCCTCAAGCAGAGTTTTACGGCGAGCGGCTATGATTACCGTCCGCGAATTCTTTGTACTCTCAAGCTGGCCCGCGCACTTTATCCACACTGGCCCAAGCACGGTCTCGACGCCCTCTGCGAGCAGATTGCCTATCATCGGGATACCCGTCACCGTGCAATGGCCGATGTGTTGGCGATGAAGGCCTTTCTGGATTACGCCATCGCGGATGTTGGTGAAGCGGAGGTCATGGCCCAGTTTGAGGCGCAGCTACAGCGCCCCAGCCTTCCGCCACAACTTCCTCCTGAGCAGCTCAGTGCCGTTCCGGATCGTCCGGGTGTTTATCGCTTTTATGGCGAGGGCGATGCGCTTTTGTATGTCGGCAAAAGTGTGTCTATGCGCAAACGGGTGCTGTCGCATTTTCGCAGTGACATGCATTCCAGCAAGGCGCAGAAAATGCTTCGCCGACTCACGCGCATTGAGGTCACTGAAACCGCTGGAGAACTCGGTGCACTGTTGCTGGAAAGCCAGCAGATCAAAACCCTGAGCCCGCTTTACAATCGCCAGTTGCGCCGTCAGCGCGAACTGTGTGTGGTGCAATTACAGCCCGATGAACAGGGTTATTTACACCCCGTGTTTATCGGCGACGAAGCACTGGATTCGGTAGAGGGGATTTTTCTTTTTCGGCACCGGAAGCAGGCGACAGCCTTGTTCTTGCGTATCGCTCGCGAGCAGCAGTTGTGTCTGCGCAGGTTGGGGCTTGAGAGTGGACGTGGCAACTGCTTTGCCTACCAGCTCAAACGCTGTGCCGGGGCCTGTTGCGGCGAACAGGGTGCGGCCGAGTACAATGCGCGGCTGCTGTCTCAATTGGCGACGCGTAAGCTGGAGAGCTGGCCGTTCTCCGGCCCTGTGCTGATTCGTGAGCAGCGTGCCGACAGGCGCCGCACTGACTGGTTTTTGGTGGATCACTGGCGCATCTTCGGTTGTTTTAGGGGGCGTCGCCCCAGCCAGAAACGCTGTCATGAAGCGCTGTCGCAAGCTCCGGCGTTTGATTTCGATCTCTACTGTATTTTGCTCGAATTCCGCAAATCCCGGGAGTGGCTGCCGCTGCCCGTCACCAAGTCGTGA
- a CDS encoding HAD-IA family hydrolase, whose translation MLKAVLFDLDGTLLDTAADFTRVLNSLLSEHGLPLQHYDAVRHRVSDGARAVVNLGFSLTPEHPDFDGLLNAFLDRYEQALSEQTSLFPGMDEQLQALEARDIAWGIVTNKPERFTTPLLEQLGLTERCATAICPDHVRERKPAAEPILLACAQLGIRADEAVYVGDHRRDIEAGQNAQMPTIACRYGYVSEGETPEDWNPDRIIDTPQGLLAALRDLQLLED comes from the coding sequence ATGCTGAAAGCGGTTCTTTTCGATCTGGACGGCACGCTGCTGGACACAGCCGCTGACTTCACGCGAGTACTGAACAGCCTGCTGAGCGAGCACGGCCTGCCGCTGCAACACTATGACGCCGTTCGCCACCGGGTATCGGACGGCGCCCGCGCGGTGGTCAACCTCGGTTTTTCACTGACGCCGGAACATCCTGACTTTGACGGCCTGTTGAACGCCTTCCTTGATCGCTACGAACAGGCACTGTCAGAACAGACCTCGCTGTTCCCCGGCATGGATGAGCAGTTACAGGCGCTGGAAGCCCGCGATATTGCCTGGGGCATTGTTACCAACAAACCCGAGCGCTTTACCACTCCCCTGCTGGAGCAACTCGGCCTGACCGAACGCTGTGCCACCGCGATCTGCCCCGACCACGTGCGGGAACGCAAACCCGCCGCCGAGCCAATACTGCTGGCCTGCGCCCAGCTTGGCATCCGCGCCGACGAAGCCGTTTACGTGGGCGACCACCGTCGCGATATCGAGGCAGGACAAAATGCACAGATGCCCACCATTGCCTGTCGCTACGGCTATGTGTCGGAGGGCGAAACCCCCGAAGACTGGAACCCCGATCGTATTATCGACACCCCGCAGGGGCTGCTTGCCGCCCTTCGCGATCTCCAACTGCTAGAGGACTGA
- a CDS encoding YciK family oxidoreductase translates to MPQRLPADFHANPDCLKNKVILVTGAGDGIGRAAAISFARHGATVILLGRTTEKLEAVYDEIVAAGDPEPAIFPMNMQGASQADYEQLAEALENAFGKLDGLLHNASLLGQRRTLAQTTLDSWQDVLQVNVTGAFLMTQALLPLLAAADGASLVFTSSSVGRKGRAFWGAYSVSKFATEAMMDIFADEEFELNKVRVNSINPGATNTVMRRTAYPGEDPGSNPDPEAIMPLYLYLMSDVSKAVNGQQFDAQPKD, encoded by the coding sequence GTGCCACAACGCCTGCCCGCTGACTTTCATGCCAACCCGGATTGTCTGAAAAACAAGGTCATTCTGGTTACCGGCGCCGGCGACGGTATCGGCCGCGCTGCCGCCATCAGCTTTGCCCGGCACGGCGCGACAGTTATCTTGCTCGGCCGCACGACCGAAAAGCTGGAAGCGGTGTACGATGAAATCGTCGCCGCAGGCGATCCCGAGCCCGCCATTTTCCCGATGAATATGCAGGGCGCCAGTCAGGCCGATTACGAGCAGTTGGCCGAGGCACTGGAAAATGCATTTGGCAAACTCGACGGCTTGCTGCACAACGCCAGCCTTCTGGGGCAGCGCCGCACACTGGCACAAACCACGCTGGATAGCTGGCAGGACGTGCTGCAGGTCAACGTGACCGGCGCGTTTTTGATGACACAGGCGTTACTGCCACTGTTGGCGGCCGCGGACGGTGCATCGCTGGTTTTCACCTCATCCAGCGTTGGTCGCAAAGGCCGCGCATTTTGGGGAGCCTACTCAGTATCGAAGTTTGCCACCGAGGCAATGATGGACATTTTTGCCGATGAAGAATTTGAACTGAACAAGGTGCGAGTCAACAGCATCAATCCCGGTGCCACCAACACCGTTATGCGCCGCACGGCCTACCCCGGCGAAGACCCCGGCAGCAACCCCGATCCCGAGGCCATTATGCCGCTTTATCTATACCTGATGAGCGATGTCAGCAAGGCGGTGAACGGTCAACAATTCGATGCTCAGCCCAAAGACTGA